A single region of the Cucumis melo cultivar AY chromosome 3, USDA_Cmelo_AY_1.0, whole genome shotgun sequence genome encodes:
- the LOC103485562 gene encoding auxin transporter-like protein 1 gives MATSKQGEGGMNNQSRNESIERDEEDKGNQSPLSFKSLLWHGGSVYDAWFSCASNQVAQVLLTLPYSFSQLGMLSGIIFQVFYGIIGSWTAYLISILYVEYRSRKEKENVSFKNHVIQWFEVLDGLLGPYWKAVGLAFNCTFLLFGSVIQLIACASNIYYINDKLDKRTWTYIFGACCATTVFIPSFHNYRIWSFLGLGMTTYTAWYLTIASLLHGQVEGVQHSGPTKMVLYFTGATNILYTFGGHAVTVEIMDAMWKPRKFKFIYLIATLYVFTLTIPSATAVYWAFGDQLLTHSNAFSLLPPNGWRTTAVVLMLIHQFITFGFACTPLYFVWEKVIGMHETKSMCLRALARLPVVIPIWFLAIIFPFFGPINSAVGALLVSFTVYIIPSLAHMLTFRSASARQNAVEKLPIFLPSWAAMYVVNSFIVIWVLVIGFGFGGWASMTNFIKQVDTFGLFAKCYQCPPQGPAIPHH, from the exons ATGGCAACCTCCAAACAGGGTGAAGGAGGGATGAATAATCAAAGTAGGAACGAATCAATtgaaagagatgaagaagataaGGGAAATCAATCTCCATTGAGCTTTAAAAGCTTACTCTGGCATGGTGGCTCTGTTTATGATGCTTGGTTTAGTTGTGCATCAAATCAG gTAGCTCAAGTTTTGTTGACTCTGCCATACTCATTTTCTCAACTGGGTATGCTCTCAGGGATCATATTTCAAGTGTTTTATGGGATTATTGGGAGCTGGACTGCATATTTGATCAGTATTCTTTACGTCGAGTATCGAAGTCGAAAGGAAAAGGAGAATGTCAGTTTCAAGAACCATGTGATTCAG TGGTTTGAAGTGCTGGATGGGTTGTTGGGTCCATATTGGAAGGCTGTTGGATTGGCTTTCAACTGTACTTTCCTCCTCTTTGGATCTGTTATTCAGCTAATTGCTTGTGCAAG CAATATATATTACATAAATGACAAATTAGACAAAAGGACATGGACTTATATATTTGGAGCATGCTGTGCTACAACTGTGTTTATACCATCTTTTCACAACTATAGAATATGGTCTTTTCTTGGCCTTGGAATGACCACTTACACTGCTTGGTACTTGACCATTGCTTCTCTTCTTCATGGCCAG GTTGAGGGGGTGCAACATTCTGGGCCAACCAAAATGGTGCTGTACTTCACTGGGGCAACCAACATACTTTATACTTTTGGTGGCCATGCTGTCACTGT GGAAATAATGGACGCTATGTGGAAGCcacgaaaattcaaattcattTATCTGATCGCTACTCTCTACGTCTTCACTTTAACCATCCCCTCCGCCACCGCCGTCTACTGGGCTTTTGGCGACCAACTCCTCACCCACTCCAACGCTTTCTCTCTTCTTCCCCCCAACGGATGGCGCACCACGGCCGTCGTTTTGATGCTTATTCACCAg TTCATAACATTTGGGTTTGCTTGTACGCCCTTGTATTTCGTGTGGGAGAAGGTGATCGGCATGCATGAAACAAAGAGCATGTGTCTTAGAGCGCTTGCCCGATTACCTGTTGTGATACCCATTTGGTTTTTGGCCATTATTTTCCCCTTTTTTGGACCCATTAACTCTGCGGTGGGGGCTCTCCTGGTTAGCTTCACCGTCTACATCATCCCTTCCTTAGCCCATATGCTCACTTTCAGATCTGCCTCTGCCCGACAG AATGCTGTTGAGAAGCTTCCGATTTTCCTACCTAGCTGGGCAGCCATGTATGTGGTGAACAGTTTTATAGTGATCTGGGTCCTGGTCATTGGGTTTGGATTTGGAGGGTGGGCTAGCATGACCAATTTCATCAAGCAAGTTGACACTTTTGGGCTTTTTGCAAAGTGCTACCAGTGTCCACCTCAGGGCCCAGCAATTCCCCATCATTGA
- the LOC103485563 gene encoding uncharacterized protein LOC103485563 isoform X1 has translation MAPRVRSKKRPNLRIDAALDAMKQFGFPPKLVRDTVKELLDVYGGDDGWVFIEEGSYTLLIDTLLEKQNEGAIEVVHDNERVDHQCTSVAGCSLSAIDVTPSNEAIITTATLPANELDTLFPGDESYWNNKASVDDDHFRSTFNQSLPAYTPKIRRRKAYHGWIGKDNKEEDLVYLTPDHLPEELAKLLIPGALKKRKKRWDVESAES, from the exons ATGGCTCCTAGAGTGCGAAGCAAAAAg aggCCTAACTTGCGAATTGATGCTGCCCTTGATGCTATGAAGCAGTTTGGATTTCCTCCAAAGTTGGTGCGTGACACGGTCAAGGAGCTCCTCGAT GTATATGGAGGAGACGACGGATGGGTATTCATTGAAGAAGGGTCTTATACTCTCTTGATCGATACCCTTCTCGAGAAGCAGAATGAGGGTGCAATCGAAGTG GTTCATGATAATGAAAGAGTAGATCATCAGTGCACCTCAGTAGCTGGCTGTTCATTGAGTGCTATCGATGTAACTCCCTCAAATGAAGCTATAATAACCACAGCCACATTGCCTGCAAATGAGTTAG atacattatttccTGGAGATGAAAGTTATTGGAACAATAAAGCTTCTGTTGACGATGACCATTTTAGGAGTACTTTTAATCAGTCTTTACCTGCATACACCCCCAAAATACGAAGGCGAAAAGCTTATCATGGCTGGATCGGTAAGGACAACAAGGAGGAGGATCTCGTGTACTTAACCCCAGATCATTTGCCTGAAGAGCTTGCCAAGTTACTCATACCTGGTGCactgaaaaaaagaaagaagcgTTGGGATGTGGAATCTGCAGAAtcatga
- the LOC103485563 gene encoding uncharacterized protein LOC103485563 isoform X2, translating to MRPNLRIDAALDAMKQFGFPPKLVRDTVKELLDVYGGDDGWVFIEEGSYTLLIDTLLEKQNEGAIEVVHDNERVDHQCTSVAGCSLSAIDVTPSNEAIITTATLPANELDTLFPGDESYWNNKASVDDDHFRSTFNQSLPAYTPKIRRRKAYHGWIGKDNKEEDLVYLTPDHLPEELAKLLIPGALKKRKKRWDVESAES from the exons ATG aggCCTAACTTGCGAATTGATGCTGCCCTTGATGCTATGAAGCAGTTTGGATTTCCTCCAAAGTTGGTGCGTGACACGGTCAAGGAGCTCCTCGAT GTATATGGAGGAGACGACGGATGGGTATTCATTGAAGAAGGGTCTTATACTCTCTTGATCGATACCCTTCTCGAGAAGCAGAATGAGGGTGCAATCGAAGTG GTTCATGATAATGAAAGAGTAGATCATCAGTGCACCTCAGTAGCTGGCTGTTCATTGAGTGCTATCGATGTAACTCCCTCAAATGAAGCTATAATAACCACAGCCACATTGCCTGCAAATGAGTTAG atacattatttccTGGAGATGAAAGTTATTGGAACAATAAAGCTTCTGTTGACGATGACCATTTTAGGAGTACTTTTAATCAGTCTTTACCTGCATACACCCCCAAAATACGAAGGCGAAAAGCTTATCATGGCTGGATCGGTAAGGACAACAAGGAGGAGGATCTCGTGTACTTAACCCCAGATCATTTGCCTGAAGAGCTTGCCAAGTTACTCATACCTGGTGCactgaaaaaaagaaagaagcgTTGGGATGTGGAATCTGCAGAAtcatga